In Paraglaciecola sp. T6c, the sequence TGGAATGCATACAAGCCTCAATGCCTCAACCTGCCTCTTCGTTATATTCACCAGTAAACCTTGAATCGGATGAATTAAAACCCTCTCATGGGGAAATTGCAAAAAGCGCATTCGCCGCGCCTTGGTGGGCGAAAAATCGCCATATCCAAACTATTTGGCCACGCTTTTTTCAGCGACGTTCAAAGGTTCATTGGCATAAAGAGCGATTAATTTTGCCCGATGGCGATTTCGTGAATTTAGCTTGGGCAGGTGATAGAGGTAACATCGATAGCAGCCATGGTTTAGTGGTGGTTTTTCATGGGTTAGAAGGCTCAAATAAATCCCATTATGCGAATGACATGACAGCGAACTTAGTTGAGCAAGGTTATGTGGTGGTATTGATGCATTTCCGTGGCTGTGGTGGTGAGCACAATACGCTACCTAGAGCCTATCACTCTGGTGAAACACAAGATGCATGGTATTTACTGAACTGGCTGACTGAGCTTTACCCGAACGTTGCGAAAGTGGCGATGGGCTTTTCCCTCGGCGCGAACATGTTATTAAAGCTGTTAGGTGAACGACCTCAGCAAACCATTTTACGTGCTGGTATCGCTATTTCGCCGCCATTTAAATTGGCGGAGTGTTCGCTCAGTATTAATCAGGGGATGTCCCGCATGTATCAGTCGTATTTACTGAAAAGTATGGTCAATAACCTTGTCGATAAGATGCGCACAATAGATTACTCGGACCACCTTGAAATAGATGATGTAAAGGCACGTACCATCAAGAGCTTTAAAGAGTTTGACCAGCATGTGACTGCGCCGCTACATGGTTTCGATAGTGCTGACGATTACTACGGAAAATGTAGCGCGATCAGTTTTATGCAAACCATCGCGACACCAACGCTGATCATACACGCCAAAGATGATCCTTTTATGAGCGAAACCGTGTTGCCTAATGCACAAGATCTTTCATCTTCGGTGCGCCTTGAATTAAGTGCTAAAGGGGGCCATGTAGGGTTCATGCAAGGTACGCCGTGGCGCCCGGTTATTTGGATGCAAAAGCGTGTAAACCAATACTTTCAGGAGATTTTGCGCGATTAAGTGCAAAGCGAAATAGTTTTATGATTATACCCATTAATGAAGTCAGCCCAGACGCGTTAAGCAATCTGATTGAGGGCTTTGTGCTGCGTGAAGGCACTGAGTACGGTGAAGCCGATTGTAGCTTAACGGATAAAGTTGAACAGGTGCGGGCTCAGCTAGCATCGGGAGAGGCGTTGCTGGTGTATTCAGAGTTGCATGAAACAGTGAATATTATCCCCAAAGATCAACTGGGGCTGATCGATGAGGAAACAGAATAAGCGTTTTTTATTGGCTCAATTAACGGCAGCGATTAATTACATCAATTCGATGAAGGTTAAGTTGAACGTTACCGGTACATTAGGGCTGATGCTAGACAGGCCCGCAACATTTTGTAGCCAGTCGATCCCGTCTTGTAAGCCATAATCCCCTGCGCTAATCATGACAGGTTGCACGCTGGTCGCAACAAAGCGATTGTGATCGGTTTTCGTCACTTGCACGTTCACTTCAACGTCCCTCTGTTGCCCTAGTACACTCAACTTAGCGGGGATAGTGAAGGTGCCGGCTTGGCCTTTAGTAAACGCGACGATTTCTTTTGGCAGGCTAGCGGTTAACGTTGCTTTAGGAAAGTTTTCGACCATAAACAGCTTTTCGCGCATACGAGCGTTACGAATATCAATGCCGGTTTCTACTGATGATAAATCGATATCAACCGTTAGTTCACCTGCGCTGGTCAGTGAGCCGCTTAGATTGGAAAAATGATGAATTTCACTGACTTTGATATTCTTGGTAGAAATGAAATTTAACTGAGAATCTTTGTTAAGAAGCTGCCAATCGGCAGACGCGCTAGCACATACGAGTAGGCTGGAAAAAGCGACCAGTTTCACAAACGTGGTATTTTTGGTGAGGGTCATTCGGTATCTCCTGTGGTGTATTTCACTATGGTTTGCCAATTTACTCGTTGGTCACCCATGACGATAAAATCTGGGTTGGTAACTGAATCACGTTCGTTGTAACTCAAGGAAGAAAAGTCGTGAGCGAGTATACTGCCGCCTGCTTCACTGACGATACACTGAGAAGCGCCAGTATCCCACTCGCCAGTAATGCCTAAGCGCAAGAACACATCTGCTTTACCTTCTGCGATAAAGCACGATTTTAGCGAACAACTGCCTGTTGGATAGGTTTGATAAGTGCGGTGGTCGCTCATACTGCGCATAACATTTTCTCGCGCTTGGCGGCGGCTTATGGCAATCATCACTGC encodes:
- a CDS encoding hydrolase; its protein translation is MPQPASSLYSPVNLESDELKPSHGEIAKSAFAAPWWAKNRHIQTIWPRFFQRRSKVHWHKERLILPDGDFVNLAWAGDRGNIDSSHGLVVVFHGLEGSNKSHYANDMTANLVEQGYVVVLMHFRGCGGEHNTLPRAYHSGETQDAWYLLNWLTELYPNVAKVAMGFSLGANMLLKLLGERPQQTILRAGIAISPPFKLAECSLSINQGMSRMYQSYLLKSMVNNLVDKMRTIDYSDHLEIDDVKARTIKSFKEFDQHVTAPLHGFDSADDYYGKCSAISFMQTIATPTLIIHAKDDPFMSETVLPNAQDLSSSVRLELSAKGGHVGFMQGTPWRPVIWMQKRVNQYFQEILRD
- a CDS encoding YheU family protein, which gives rise to MIIPINEVSPDALSNLIEGFVLREGTEYGEADCSLTDKVEQVRAQLASGEALLVYSELHETVNIIPKDQLGLIDEETE
- a CDS encoding YceI family protein, which gives rise to MTLTKNTTFVKLVAFSSLLVCASASADWQLLNKDSQLNFISTKNIKVSEIHHFSNLSGSLTSAGELTVDIDLSSVETGIDIRNARMREKLFMVENFPKATLTASLPKEIVAFTKGQAGTFTIPAKLSVLGQQRDVEVNVQVTKTDHNRFVATSVQPVMISAGDYGLQDGIDWLQNVAGLSSISPNVPVTFNLTFIELM